In the Euphorbia lathyris chromosome 5, ddEupLath1.1, whole genome shotgun sequence genome, one interval contains:
- the LOC136229364 gene encoding pentatricopeptide repeat-containing protein At5g65560-like, which produces MFKPSLKSPFLLKYHHLRFLFFSSKPNFDSTKNPNLISKVLDLLYTDPHWPKNPNFCRLASALTPFHVSKIINSHNNTDAALKFFFWISRRNFYKHDMPCFVSMLNRLVKDQLFAPADHVRILMLKACRNEDELKRVIDYLNGISVNGVFRFTLYSYNTLLLQLGKFNMVTLAQNVYTQILSSGVKPSLLTFNTVINIFCKKGMIREAMLVFNKIFEFGMRPDAFTYTSLILGYCRNSNLDRAFEIWDRMVKDGCEPNSVTYSTLINGLCNEGRISEAMAMLKEMINKGIEPTVYTYTVPITSLCEVGLVDEAINLVMTMRNRGCSPNVQTYTALISGLFHAGKMEVAIGLYHKMMRKGLVPGTVTYNALINGLCMEQRCSMAVKIFDWMEGKITLANVQTYNQIIKGLFAMNDMEKAMVVFSKMLQVGPSPNIVTYNTLIVENLKLGHHNNAMRFLFIMKENGCQPDVRTYCELISGFCKGGKLDVATELFSEMVKCGIKPNQWNYTAMIDGYCKEGKTDIALSLLERMEENGCSPSIETYNAIISALSNDNKASEARKVCAKMEGQGLVPNTITYSSLIHGLCRNGATDLAFRVFDEMEMNNCLPNVQTYSSLIYGLCHEGKADAAEKLFHELGIKGLAPDVIAFTSLIDGYVLLGNLDHAFTLLQQMVEMGCRPNYRTYSVLLKGLQKECQLLTRRVVAQNESMYDCSSNERDTAVDLIGNLLSRLSENRCEPTIDVYSTLISGLCREGRSYEASQLIQNMKEKGLSPDNDVFCRLLVAHCKNLEVNLALNIFNLMAEKGCRPSPSMYQVLICALCRVSRVEEAQSIFENLLEKQWNNDLIVWIVLVDGLLQEGYSDLCMKFLHLMESRKCNFSLHTYIILARELAKHGKSLDNDCTTKKLKELSSPK; this is translated from the coding sequence ATGTTCAAACCCTCCCTTAAATCTCCATTTCTTTTGAAATATCATCATCTCCgtttcctcttcttctcttctAAACCCAACTTCGATTCCACCAAAAACCCCAACTTAATCTCCAAAGTCCTCGACCTCTTGTACACCGATCCCCACTGGCCCAAAAATCCTAACTTCTGTCGACTCGCTTCTGCTCTCACTCCTTTTCATGTTTCCAAAATCATTAATTCCCACAATAATACTGATGCTGCCCTTAAGTTCTTTTTTTGGATTTCCAGGAGAAATTTTTACAAACATGATATGCCATGTTttgtttcaatgctaaatagGCTCGTCAAAGATCAATTGTTTGCTCCTGCTGACCATGTTAGGATTTTGATGCTGAAAGCTTGTAGAAACGAGGATGAGCTTAAAAGGGTAATTGATTATTTGAATGGAATCAGTGTTAATGGTGTTTTCCGGTTTACTTTGTACAGTTATAATACTCTTTTGCTTCAGTTAGGCAAATTCAACATGGTTACTTTAGCTCAAAATGTGTATACTCAAATTTTGAGTAGTGGGGTTAAACCCAGTTTATTGACATTTAATACTGTGATTAATATTTTCTGCAAAAAGGGGATGATTCGGGAGGCTATGTTGGTTTTTAATAAGATATTTGAATTTGGTATGCGTCCTGATGCCTTCACATATACCTCATTGATTCTTGGATATTGTAGGAACAGTAATTTAGATAGGGCTTTTGAGATTTGGGATAGAATGGTTAAGGATGGTTGTGAGCCTAATTCAGTCACTTATTCAACTCTGATCAACGGTTTGTGCAACGAAGGGAGGATTTCTGAAGCAATGGCTATGCTTAAAGAAATGATTAACAAAGGGATTGAGCCGACTGTCTACACATATACAGTGCCAATTACTTCTTTGTGTGAGGTTGGGCTTGTGGATGAAGCCATTAATCTTGTGATGACTATGAGGAACAGGGGTTGTAGTCCAAACGTACAAACATATACAGCTCTAATAAGCGGATTGTTTCATGCGGGAAAAATGGAAGTGGCAATAGGGCTATACCATAAAATGATGAGGAAAGGTTTAGTTCCTGGTACGGTTACATATAATGCGTTGATAAATGGATTGTGTATGGAACAGAGATGCAGTATGGCTGTAAAGATATTTGATTGGATGGAAGGAAAGATTACCTTGGCGAATGTTCAAACATACAACCAGATTATAAAGGGGTTGTTTGCAATGAATGATATGGAGAAGGCAATGGTGGTTTTCAGTAAAATGCTTCAGGTCGGTCCATCTCCTAACATAGTAACATATAATACTCTCATCGTTGAAAACCTCAAATTGGGGCATCATAATAACGCAATGAGATTTTTGTTCATCATGAAGGAGAATGGCTGTCAACCTGATGTGAGGACCTATTGTGAACTTATTTCAGGTTTTTGCAAAGGTGGTAAATTGGATGTAGCAACTGAGCTTTTCAGTGAGATGGTTAAATGTGGCATAAAGCCAAACCAGTGGAATTATACAGCTATGATTGATGGTTACTGCAAAGAGGGGAAGACAGATATTGCCTTGTCATTACTTGAGAGGATGGAAGAAAACGGTTGTTCTCCTAGTATTGAAACTTATAATGCTATTATAAGTGCCTTGTCTAATGATAATAAAGCTTCTGAAGCTAGGAAAGTTTGTGCTAAGATGGAAGGGCAAGGATTGGTACCAAACACCATCACATACTCTTCTTTGATTCATGGACTTTGTAGGAATGGTGCAACCGATTTAGCATTCAGGGTTTTTGATGAGATGGAAATGAATAATTGTTTGCCGAATGTGCAGACATATAGTTCTCTGATTTATGGCCTTTGTCACGAAGGCAAGGCCGATGCAGCAGAGAAGTTATTTCACGAATTGGGGATAAAAGGATTGGCTCCTGATGTGATTGCATTCACATCTCTCATTGATGGTTATGTTTTGCTTGGTAATCTAGATCATGCTTTTACACTTCTTCAGCAAATGGTTGAGATGGGCTGCAGACCAAATTACCGAACTTACTCTGTACTATTGAAGGGCTTGCAGAAAGAATGCCAATTACTCACAAGAAGAGTAGTGGCTCAAAATGAGTCAATGTATGATTGCAGTTCAAATGAGAGAGATACTGCCGTTGATTTGATTGGCAACCTTTTATCTAGGTTGTCAGAGAATCGATGTGAACCAACCATTGATGTTTACAGTACTTTAATCAGTGGCTTGTGTCGAGAGGGCAGATCATATGAGGCAAGTCAATTGATACAGAATATGAAAGAGAAAGGTTTGTCTCCTGACAACGATGTCTTCTGCCGACTTTTAGTTGCTCACTGTAAGAATCTAGAAGTAAATCTTGCTCTGAATATATTCAATCTGATGGCTGAAAAAGGCTGCAGGCCTTCTCCTTCTATGTATCAAGTACTCATTTGTGCACTTTGTAGAGTAAGTAGGGTGGAGGAAGCTCAGAGTATATTTGAGAACTTGCTTGAGAAACAATGGAATAATGATCTCATTGTTTGGATAGTTTTGGTTGATGGGTTATTGCAGGAAGGATATTCAGATTTATGCATGAAATTTCTCCATCTTATGGAATCTCGGAAGTGTAATTTCAGTTTGcatacatatattatattgGCAAGAGAACTAGCTAAACATGGCAAATCTCTAGACAATGACTGCACAACTAAGAAGTTGAAAGAATTGAGCTCCCCTAAATAA